The Dickeya poaceiphila DNA window CCATGCCGTTGACGCTGTATGGCAATGTAGATATCCGCAGCGTCAATCTGGGGTTCCGGGTTGGCGGACGACTGGCAAGTCTGAATGTGGATGAAGGGGATGTTATCCAGCCGGGACAACTGTTAGCCAGGCTGGATAGTGCACCGTTGCAAAACGCGCTGCAACAGGCGAAAGCCAATGTTGCCAGTGCACAGGCACAACTGGCGCTGTTGCAGGCAGGCTACCGCAGCGAGGAAATCGCCCAGGTGCATTCACAACTGGAACAGGCACAGGCCGCTTACGACTACGCCAACAGTTTCTACCAACGTCAGCTTGGCTTGTGGAAACAGCACACCCTTGCCACCAATACGCTGGAAGACGCTCGATCTACCCGTAATCAGGCGCAAGCCGCGTTGCAGGCAGCACGGCAAAAACTGAGCCAGTATCAACGCGGTAACCGCCCGCAGGAAATCGCCGCTGCCGAAGCCGCGCTGGCGCAAGCACAAGCTGCCGAAGCGCAGGCTCAGCTAAATGTGCAGGATACGCGCCTGTATGCGCCCTCTCCCGGCGTGATCCTGACGCGTGCTGCTGAAGCCGGCACCATGCTGAACGCCGGCGGCACCGTATTTACCCTGTCGTTAACGCAACCGGTCTGGATTCGCGCCTACGTCAGTGAAACCCAGCTAGGCCGCGCCGCGCCGGGGCGCGAGGTGCTGATTTACACCGACAGCCGCCCGAATAGCCCCTATCACGGCAAAATTGGTTTTGTATCGCCCAGCGCCGAATTTACGCCCAAAAACGTCGAAACCACGGAGTTACGCACCGATCTGGTCTATCGGTTACGCATCATCGTTAACGATGCAGACGATGGTCTGCGTCAGGGAATGCCGGTGACACTCACGCTGGCGCAGGACAATGCTTTCCATGACCGATGACACACCATTGATTCGCCTTGATGCGCTGGAAAAACGCTTCGCTGGTCAGGCAAAACCGGCGCTGGCGCAGTTGAGCGCTGAAATTCGCGCCGGTGCGGTTACCGGGCTGATAGGGCCGGACGGCGCAGGCAAAACCACCTTGATGCGGATGCTGGCCGGACTGCTGACGCCGAGCGCAGGCACCCTTCGGGTGCTGGGGCTTGACCCGATAGCCGATGACCGTCAGTTACACGCGCGACTTGGCTATATGCCGCAAAAATTTGGCCTGTATGAAGACCTTACGGTGATGGAAAACCTGACGCTGTATGCCGACCTGCGCGGCATCACCGGTGACACCCGGCGCACTACCTTTGATCGGCTGTTGCAGTTTACCGACCTCACGCGTTTCACCACCCGGCTGGCAGGCAAACTCTCTGGCGGCATGAAACAAAAGCTGGGGCTGGCCTGTACCCTGCTGGGGCAACCCAGCGTACTGCTGCTGGATGAACCGGGAGTCGGCGTTGACCCCATTTCCCGCCGCGAGTTATGGCGCATGGTACATGAACTGGCAGACGACGGTATGCTGATCCTCTGGAGCACCTCCTATCTGGATGAGGCGGAACAGTGCCGCGACGTGTTGCTGCTCAACGAGGGGGAAGTGCTCTATCGGGGCGCGCCCGCCGACCTGACGCAACAAATGGCGGGCCGTTGTATTCTGCTCGACCAGCCGGGTAGCAATCATCGCCGCCTGCTGCAACAGGCGCTGCGCCAACCGCAGGTGAGCGACGGCGTCATTCAGGGGCGCTATGTGCGGCTGATTCTGAAACCGCAGGCGGATCGACACACCCTGCTGCACACCCTCGGCCTGCCGCCGGAAAGCGCACAAAATACCGCGCCGCGTTTTGAAGATGCATTCATCGACCTGCTGGGTGGCGGCCCTGACGCTACTTCATCGCTGGCGGCTATCCTGCCGCAACGCGACACTCACTGCGGAGAAACGGTGATCGAAGCCCGTAACCTGACAAAAAAGTTCGGCGATTTCGCGGCCACTGACCGGGTGAACTTTCAGGTCCGTCGTGGTGAAATCTTCGGGCTGCTGGGGCCAAACGGTGCCGGTAAATCCACCACCTTTCGTATGATGTGCGGCCTGCTGACGCCAACCGACGGTCAGGCGCTGGTGCTGGATATGGATCTCAAAACCCGTTCTGGCCGGGCGCGCCAGCATCTTGGCTACATGGCGCAGAAATTTTCGCTGTACGGCAACCTGACCGTGGAACAGAACCTGCGCTTTTTTTCCGGTGTTTACGGCCTGCGTGGTCAGCGCCAGCAAGATAAAGTGAACCGCATGGCGCAGGCGTTCAACTTTCATCCCATTTTCCAGCAGACGCCGGATGCCCTACCGCTCGGTTTTCGCCAGCGGCTGGCGCTGGCCTGCGCGCTGATGCACGAACCGGACATCCTGTTTCTTGACGAACCCACCTCCGGCGTTGACCCGTTTACCCGTCGGGAGTTCTGGCAGCACATTAACGGCATGGTAGACAAAGGCGTCACGGTTATGGTCACGACCCACTTTATGGACGAAGCCGAATACTGCGACCGCATCGGACTGGTGTATCGTGGTCGGATCATCGCCAGCGGTACGCCGGACGACCTCAAGCGCCAGGCCGCCTGTGACGACACGCCGGAGCCGACCATGGAGCAAGCGTTTATCACACTGGTACAGGCGTATGATCGGGAGACGGCTGATGCCACAACACATTGATGATCAGCGTTTTTCCTGGCGACGGCTGCGAGCGCTATGTCTGAAGGAAACCCGTCAGATTCTGCGCGATCCCAGTAGCGCGCTGATTGCGTTTGTCATCCCATTGTTGCTGCTGTTTATTTTCGGTTATGGCATCAACCTTGACTCCAGCCGCCTGAATGTCGGCATACTGATGGAACAGCACAGCGCTGAAGCCGACAGCCTGGCGCGCGCCTTTACCGGATCGCCGTTTATGGATGTCACCCTTAGCGATAACCGACCGGCGCTGATCGAACGGATGCAGGCCGGGCAGATCCGCGGACTGATCGTCATCCCGGCTGATTTCGCCAGACGGCTGGCACACCCGCAAGACCGCGCACCGATTCAGGTCATTACCGATGGCAGCGAACCCAATACCGCGCAGTTCGTACAGGGCTACGCGCAAGGAGTGTGGCAACTCTGGCAGCAACAGTATGCGCAAGACCATGGTGGCCGCTACCAACCGCTGATTGAGGTACAGACTCGCTACTGGTTCAACGCCGCCGCCATCAGCCAACACTTCATCATCCCCGGCGCCATCACCATCATCATGACGGTGATCGGCGCGATTCTGACCTCGCTGGTGATCGCCCGCGAGTGGGAACGGGGCACCATGGAAGCACTGTTGTCAACCCAGGTTACCCGTGTCGAACTGCTGCTCACCAAATTGCTCCCTTATTACGTGCTGGGCATGATAGCCATGGTGCTGTGTGTGGTGGTGGCGGTGTTTGTGCTGGGCGTGCCTTATCGTGGTTCGCTATGGCTGCTGTGTGGCCTGAGTAGCCTGTTTCTCGCCAGTACGCTGGGCATGGGGTTGCTGATTTCTACCCTGACCCGCAATCAGTTCAACGCGGCGATGGTAGCGCTCAATGCCGCGTTTCTGCCTGCGGTGATGTTGTCCGGGTTTATTTTTGAGATCCACAGTATGCCGGTGCTGGTGCAGGCGGTGTCGTACCTGATCCCCGCCCGCTATTTCGTCAGCACGCTGCAAACGCTGTTTCTGGCCGGGAACATCGGTAGCGTATTGCTGATGAACCTGCTGTTTTTGATAACGTCCGCAGTATTTTTCATTGGCCTGACGGCCTGGAAAACCCCTCGCCGGCTCGATTAGGTCAGGGAAATCTGTTGTTGGGAAGTGCCGAACGGATGCCGGCATACTGAGAGAGAAGAAAAGTATGTTACACCGCTTGTGGACGCTTATCCGCAAAGAGCTTCAGTCATTGCTGCGCGAGCCGCAAACGCGCGCCATTCTGGTGTTGCCGGTGCTGTTACAGGTACTGCTGTTCCCGTTTGCCGCCACACTGGACGTCACCGACGCCACACTCGCTATTTACAACGAGGACAATGGCCCCGCCTCGGTGGAACTAACGGAGCGTTTCGCCAGCGCCAGCGCTTTTTCGCGGGTCATCATGCTGCATAGCCCACAGGACATCGCCCCCACGATTGATAATCAACGGGCGCTGCTGCTGGCGCGCTTTCCCCCCGATTTCTCCCGTCAGTTGGCTGGCGGCACGCCGACCCGCATCCAGCTTCTGCTTGACGGGCGCCACTCCAACAGCGCCCAGATCGCCGCTCGTTATATCCAGCAGATAGTGCAGGATTACCAGCAGGAACAGCTAAACGACCCGACACTGACGCACCAGAGCGACTTAGTGATCCGCCACTGGTACAACCCGAATCTGGACTACAAATGGTTTGTGGTGCCGTCGCTGGTGGCGTTGATCACCACCATTGGCGTATTGATCGTCACCGCGCTGTCGGTGGCGCGCGAACGGGAACAAGGGACGCTGGAGCAGTTGCTGGTTTCACCACTTTCTACCGGGCAAATCTTCATCGGCAAGGCGGTCCCGGCGCTGATTGTCGCCACCGTTCAGGCCAGTATCGTGCTGGCAGCCGGCATCCTTGCTTACCGTATTCCGTTTTCCGGCTCGTTACTGCTGTTTTACCTCAGTATGCTGGTGTATGGATTATCGCTGGTGGGGTTCGGGCTGCTGATTTCTGCGTTCTGCGCCACCCAGCAACAGGCATTTATCGGCGTATTTGTCTTCGTGATGCCCGCCATTCTGCTCTCCGGCTATGTGTCGCCCGTCGAAAACATGCCGTTATGGCTGCAACAGCTTACCTGGGTTAATCCCGTGCGCCATTTCACCGACATAACCAAACAGATCTATCTGAAAAATGCCAGCCTGACTGTCATCTGGCGTGGGATATGGCCGCTACTGGCGATTACCGCCACCACCGGCAGCACGGCTTACGCCCTGTTTCGGCGCAAGATTGGCTAATTTTTCATCGCCACCTGTATCCGGCGTCAACGACGTCTTGTCAAACACTGACTACACTGATTTCAGCTACCTGAGAACGAGGGAAAACAATGGATACCGTCTCGCAGCCGTCATTAGGGTTTTCTTTCACTGTGCTGACCATCAATACTCACAAAGGGTTCAGCGCACTCAATCGCCGTTTCATCCTGCCTGAGCTGCGTGATGCCGTACGTTCGGTTTCCGCCGATATCGTGTGTTTGCAGGAGGTGCTGGGGCGCCACTCCACTCACCCATTGCAGGTGGAGCACTGGCCGGATACCCCGCACTACGAATTTCTGGCCGAAACCATGTGGAACGATTACGCCTACGGGCGTAACGCTGTCTACCCGGAAGGCGAGCATGGTAACGCGGTGCTGTCGCATTTCCCGATTTTCAGCTATCGCAATCTGGACGTGTCGGTGTCCGAAAAGGCAAGACGCGCCATTCTGCATTGTGTGCTGAAAGTCCCTAACCGGGATTTGCATATTCACGTGGTGTGCGTGCACATGGGGCTGACCGCCTCGCATCGGCGGCAGCAATTGGCGCTCTTGTGTGACCTGCTGGCCACGCTACCCACTGATGCGCCGTTGATTGTTGCCGGGGATTTCAATGACTGGCAAATGAAGGCCAGCACTCTGCTCAAACGCCGTGCTGGTCTGGAAGAGGTGTTCAGCCGCCATTTCGGCAAACCGCCGCGTACCTTTCCAGCACGTTTTCCATTGTTACGACTTGACCGCATCTACGTGCGCAACGCCCGCACCAGCGTACCGAAAATGCTGCCGTCCAGGCCATGGTCGCATCTGTCTGACCATGCGCCGCTGGCAGTGGAGATTCATTTGTGAAAACCGAGTGGCGCGACGGCAATCAAATTGAACTGCTGGTGAATGGCGATGAATACTATCCCAGCGTGTTTAACGCTATCCGCCAGGCCCACAGCCGGGTAGTGCTGGAAACCTTTATCTGGTTTGAAGACAACGTTGGCTACGCGTTGCGAGAGGTATTGATTGAAGCAGCACAGCGCGGCGTCAGCATAGATGCCACCGCTGACGGCTATGGTTCACGCGACCTGTCGCCCGACTTTCTGTCGCCGATGGTGGAAGCCGGGGTACGTTTCCATTTTTACGATCCGCTCCCCTCTTTATTCGGCCTGCTGCGTACCAATACCAATTTGTTTCGGCGGCTGCACCGTAAGATCGTGGTGGTGGATGGTCACACCGCCTGGATAGGCGGCATCAATTATTCCGCTGACCACCTGAACGACTATGGCCCGGAGGCCAAGCAGGATTACGCCGTGAAAGTGCGTGGCCCGGTGGTGGACGATATCAACCGCTTTGTACTGGCGGCACTGGCACATGATGAGGAGCCGCGCATCTGGTGGCGGCGACGTTTGCGCCGCCCGGCGCGTAATATCCCCCCCGGCAACGCACAGGCGCTATTTGTCTGGCGCGACAACGGCCTGCACCGCCGTGATATCGAACGTCAATACCTGCAAATGCTACGGCGAGCCAGACGTGAAGTGATTATCGCCAATGCCTATTTCTTTCCCGGCTATCGGTTATTGTGGGCAATGCGCAAGGCTGCTCGCCGGGGTGTACAGGTACGACTTATCATCCAGGGGCAACCGGATATGCCGATAGTTCTGATAGGCGCTCGATTGCTCTACCCGTGGCTGATAAACGCCGGGATAGCTATTTATGAATACCGCCGTCGGCCACTGCACGGCAAAGTCGCATTACAGGATGAACACGGGTCTACCGTCGGTTCCAGCAACCTGGACCCGCTCAGTCTGGCGCTCAATCTGGAAGCCAATCTGTTTATCAATGACCGGGACTTCAACCAGCAATTGCAGGACAACCTGCACCAGCTTATTCGTGAAGATTGCGTACAGGTTGACCCCGCACAACTACCGAAACGCTCATACTGGCAGGTGTTCAAAAGCATGGTGGTGTTTCATTTCCTGAAACGTTTCCCATCGATGGTCGGCTGGCTACCGGCGCACAGCCCACAGTTAACCCAGGTGGAGCGCACGCCAATGTATGACAACGACAGGAAATAGCAAAAAAAACGGAGCCAATTGGCTCCGTTTATCACTTATTATCATCACACTCAGCGGCGGTTACCCAATAAACGCAGCAGCATCAGAAACAGGTTGATGAAGTCGAGATACAGCGTCAACGCGCCCATGATCGAGTACTTGCGGAAGTTATCCCGATCATCAACCGACAGCTCTTCACCGATGTTTTTCAGTTTCTGCGTGTCGTACGCGGTCAGGCCGACAAATACCAGCACGCCGATGTAGGTGATGGCAAGTTGTAACCCTTCGCTTTTCAGCCAGAAATTCACCAGCGTTGCCAGCAGGATGCCAATCAACGCCATAAACAACATACTGCCAAGACCGGTCAGGTCGCGTTTAGTGACATAACCGTACAAGCTCATCGCGCCGAACATCCCGGCGGTAATCACAAAGGTACTGGCAATGGATTCACCGGAGTAGACAATGAAAATGCTGGACAACGTCAGGCCGGTCAACGCGGAGTAAAGCATAAACAGCGTAGTGGCAACGCCGCCACTCAGACGGTGCACCATGCCGGACAACACAAACACCAGCCCTAATTGGGCGATCACCAGTCCATAAAAGGTAATTTTGCTGGAGAACACCATCTGCAACACCGCCGGGGTGTTGGCGGCGTACCAGGAAACAAACGCCGTCAGCAACAGGCCACAGGTCATCCAGCCATAGACCTGCGCCATATAGGTTTGCAGGCCTGCGCCAGCCTGCTGAACAATGGAACCATGAGAACGTGGAAATCGATCCATGATGCAACCTTTTGCATGTAAGTGGAACAAACGGGCTTAATGCCCACCTGCCTTTCAGCTTAACACAAAATGCTACACACGACGGGTAACGCTTCCTCAACAGCTATCGCAATTTCTTTACATGACGTAACAACGCAACGCGTAATACCGAAAGGAATCACCGTGCCCGACATCATGCCGGACACAGATTAAGAAGGGGGGAATGCTTAATCCAGCCGGTGCGCTCGCCCTGCTACCGCCAGATGGACGCCGCAGCCAACCACGATCTCTTCCCGGCTGACGCTTTTTAGCTCAATCTCCTGCTGGCTATTCGTCATCCGCAGGCGCAGTGTGGATACAAATCCGGCAAACTCAATGGCCGTTACTACCGCCTGCGGCGTGCCGGATGGTTCGGCCAGCCTTATCTGAATCTGCTCTGGTCGCAGCATGATGCGCGCCCCGCCGGCAGACTGATTATCATCCACCGCCACATCACCCAGAACACAAGCGGCGCGACCCCCATTGAGCTGCGCCGGCAACACCAGCGTATCGCCGAGGAACGCGGCAATACCTTCATCCGCCGGACGCAGATACAGCGACTGCGGCGACCCGACCTGCACCAACCGCCCCTGCCGCATCACCGCCACCTGGTCGGCGAACGACAACGCTTCAGCCTGATCGTGGGTGACCAGAATTGACGCCACACCCGCTTCCGCCAGCAGCGCCGACACCGCCTGACGGGTAGCGGCACGCAGGCCGGTATCCAGCGCGGAAAACGGCTCATCCAGCAGCATTAACGCCGGACGTTGCGACAACGCGCGCGCCAGCGCCACCCGCTGTTGCTGACCGCCGGACAGTTCATGCGGCCACAACGCCGCCAGCCGTGAGTCCAGCGACACCATCGCCATCAGTTCGTCGATGCGCCGCTGCTTATCCTGCTTGCTGCCCTCAAGCCCGAAACCGATATTCTGCGCCACGGTAAAGTGCGGGAACAGTGCGCCATCCTGCGGTACAAAACCGATACCACGCAGGTGCGCAGGCACCCACTGATTCGCATCGGCCACAACGCGTGTTTGCAAACGCACGGTGCCTTTATCCGGCGCTTCAAAACCAGCGATGATACGCAGCAACGTGGTTTTACCAGAACCGGAGGGACCGACAATCGCGGTACGGCTACCCGCTGCCACCTGCAAGTTGATGCCATCCAGCACCGTAACGGCGTTAAAAGATTTGCCGATGCCATAAAGTTCAAGCGTATTCATAAACCTGCCGTACGTTTCGATTGAGAATAGAGCAACCAGGTCAGTGGAAGCGACAGCACCACCATAATCAGTGCGTAAGGCGCAGCCGCCATATAGTCGATTTCACTGGTCAGCGCCCAGAAACCGGTCGCCAGCGTGCGGGTGCCGTTGGGTGCCAGCAACAAAGTAGCGGTCAATTCATTGGTAACGGCGAGAAACACCAGCGCCGCGCCGGCTGCGGCGCCCGGCGCGGCCAATCGCAGCGTGATGCGCCACAGCGCTTTGCCTGGCGAACAGCCCAGACTACGCGCGACGTTCTCCAACTCTACCGGCGCCTGCGCAATACCCGCGCGCAGGTTGATAAGCGCACGCGGCATAAACATCAGCACATAGGCCAGCAGCAAGGTGAATTCAGTCTGATACAGTGGCCGCAGGGTATGAATGGTCACGGTGACCAGCGCCAGCGCGACCACAATGCCCGGCAACGCGCTGGTGACGTAGTTACAGCCTTCCAGCAGGCGATACAACCGTGACGGATAACGCACCGACAGCCAGGCCATTGGAAACGCGCACAGCGTAACCAGCACCGCACCGCTGACACCCAGCCACAATGTCTGGCGTAGCGCAGGCCACAACTCGTTATTGCGCCACACCTCTATGCCGCCAAGCCACAGCCAGCGGGCCAGCGTCACCAACGGGACACCCAGCGCCAGCGTGGTTAACGCCAGCGGCAATAATCCGTACATCAACGCCGCCGGGGACGACAGCCGCCACGGGGTCTGACTGCGGGCACTGCCGGAACCAACACGAGCATAGCGCGCCCGTCCACGGGTCAACGCTTCCAGTAACAGCAGTCCCAGGCAACACAGCACCAGTACGCCTGCCAGCATATTTGCCGCCAGACCATTAAAAGTAGACTGAAACTGTTCGAAAATCGCGGTGGTGAAGGTATCGAAGCGGATCATGGCGTACAGGCCGTATTCCGCCAGTAAATGTAACGCAATCAGCAACGACCCACCCCATACCGCCAGCCGCAACTGCGGCAGCACCACGCGAAAAAAAACGCGCCAGGGTTTGGCACCCAGCGAGGTCGCCACATCTTCCAGGCTGGGATCAAGCCGGCGCAGCACCGCCGCCGCCGGCAGATAAATAAACGGGAAATAAGCGAGTACCGACAGGAACACGCCTGCCGCCAGGCCATGCATACCGGGCAACAGACTGATCCAGGCGTAACTCTGGACAAACGCCGGCACCGCCAGCGGCGCAGTCAGCAATAACGACCACACACGGCGACCCGGCAGCGTTGTGCGCTCGGTCAGCCAGGCCAGCGCCACGCCAAACAATGTGCAGAGCGGCAGCGTTACCGCCACCAGCAATACGGTATTGAGCAACAGCTCTCCAACACGGGGCCGAAACACCAGCGTTTTTACCGTTTCCCAGCCTGTATCAAGGGTGATACCCACCACAAAGCCCAGCGGCAATAACGCCAGCAACGACAACAGCACGGCTATCAGTGCCATACTGCCGCCCGTTATCCGGTATGGCCACGCCCCCGGTCGCACCGGT harbors:
- the hlyD gene encoding secretion protein HlyD, which translates into the protein MNKKTGLWLVLVVIAIAAAGYGLIKQRNQQAMPLTLYGNVDIRSVNLGFRVGGRLASLNVDEGDVIQPGQLLARLDSAPLQNALQQAKANVASAQAQLALLQAGYRSEEIAQVHSQLEQAQAAYDYANSFYQRQLGLWKQHTLATNTLEDARSTRNQAQAALQAARQKLSQYQRGNRPQEIAAAEAALAQAQAAEAQAQLNVQDTRLYAPSPGVILTRAAEAGTMLNAGGTVFTLSLTQPVWIRAYVSETQLGRAAPGREVLIYTDSRPNSPYHGKIGFVSPSAEFTPKNVETTELRTDLVYRLRIIVNDADDGLRQGMPVTLTLAQDNAFHDR
- a CDS encoding Bax inhibitor-1/YccA family protein; this translates as MDRFPRSHGSIVQQAGAGLQTYMAQVYGWMTCGLLLTAFVSWYAANTPAVLQMVFSSKITFYGLVIAQLGLVFVLSGMVHRLSGGVATTLFMLYSALTGLTLSSIFIVYSGESIASTFVITAGMFGAMSLYGYVTKRDLTGLGSMLFMALIGILLATLVNFWLKSEGLQLAITYIGVLVFVGLTAYDTQKLKNIGEELSVDDRDNFRKYSIMGALTLYLDFINLFLMLLRLLGNRR
- a CDS encoding ABC transporter permease; this translates as MALIAVLLSLLALLPLGFVVGITLDTGWETVKTLVFRPRVGELLLNTVLLVAVTLPLCTLFGVALAWLTERTTLPGRRVWSLLLTAPLAVPAFVQSYAWISLLPGMHGLAAGVFLSVLAYFPFIYLPAAAVLRRLDPSLEDVATSLGAKPWRVFFRVVLPQLRLAVWGGSLLIALHLLAEYGLYAMIRFDTFTTAIFEQFQSTFNGLAANMLAGVLVLCCLGLLLLEALTRGRARYARVGSGSARSQTPWRLSSPAALMYGLLPLALTTLALGVPLVTLARWLWLGGIEVWRNNELWPALRQTLWLGVSGAVLVTLCAFPMAWLSVRYPSRLYRLLEGCNYVTSALPGIVVALALVTVTIHTLRPLYQTEFTLLLAYVLMFMPRALINLRAGIAQAPVELENVARSLGCSPGKALWRITLRLAAPGAAAGAALVFLAVTNELTATLLLAPNGTRTLATGFWALTSEIDYMAAAPYALIMVVLSLPLTWLLYSQSKRTAGL
- a CDS encoding ATP-binding cassette domain-containing protein, which codes for MTDDTPLIRLDALEKRFAGQAKPALAQLSAEIRAGAVTGLIGPDGAGKTTLMRMLAGLLTPSAGTLRVLGLDPIADDRQLHARLGYMPQKFGLYEDLTVMENLTLYADLRGITGDTRRTTFDRLLQFTDLTRFTTRLAGKLSGGMKQKLGLACTLLGQPSVLLLDEPGVGVDPISRRELWRMVHELADDGMLILWSTSYLDEAEQCRDVLLLNEGEVLYRGAPADLTQQMAGRCILLDQPGSNHRRLLQQALRQPQVSDGVIQGRYVRLILKPQADRHTLLHTLGLPPESAQNTAPRFEDAFIDLLGGGPDATSSLAAILPQRDTHCGETVIEARNLTKKFGDFAATDRVNFQVRRGEIFGLLGPNGAGKSTTFRMMCGLLTPTDGQALVLDMDLKTRSGRARQHLGYMAQKFSLYGNLTVEQNLRFFSGVYGLRGQRQQDKVNRMAQAFNFHPIFQQTPDALPLGFRQRLALACALMHEPDILFLDEPTSGVDPFTRREFWQHINGMVDKGVTVMVTTHFMDEAEYCDRIGLVYRGRIIASGTPDDLKRQAACDDTPEPTMEQAFITLVQAYDRETADATTH
- the clsB gene encoding cardiolipin synthase ClsB, translating into MKTEWRDGNQIELLVNGDEYYPSVFNAIRQAHSRVVLETFIWFEDNVGYALREVLIEAAQRGVSIDATADGYGSRDLSPDFLSPMVEAGVRFHFYDPLPSLFGLLRTNTNLFRRLHRKIVVVDGHTAWIGGINYSADHLNDYGPEAKQDYAVKVRGPVVDDINRFVLAALAHDEEPRIWWRRRLRRPARNIPPGNAQALFVWRDNGLHRRDIERQYLQMLRRARREVIIANAYFFPGYRLLWAMRKAARRGVQVRLIIQGQPDMPIVLIGARLLYPWLINAGIAIYEYRRRPLHGKVALQDEHGSTVGSSNLDPLSLALNLEANLFINDRDFNQQLQDNLHQLIREDCVQVDPAQLPKRSYWQVFKSMVVFHFLKRFPSMVGWLPAHSPQLTQVERTPMYDNDRK
- a CDS encoding ABC transporter permease, whose protein sequence is MPQHIDDQRFSWRRLRALCLKETRQILRDPSSALIAFVIPLLLLFIFGYGINLDSSRLNVGILMEQHSAEADSLARAFTGSPFMDVTLSDNRPALIERMQAGQIRGLIVIPADFARRLAHPQDRAPIQVITDGSEPNTAQFVQGYAQGVWQLWQQQYAQDHGGRYQPLIEVQTRYWFNAAAISQHFIIPGAITIIMTVIGAILTSLVIAREWERGTMEALLSTQVTRVELLLTKLLPYYVLGMIAMVLCVVVAVFVLGVPYRGSLWLLCGLSSLFLASTLGMGLLISTLTRNQFNAAMVALNAAFLPAVMLSGFIFEIHSMPVLVQAVSYLIPARYFVSTLQTLFLAGNIGSVLLMNLLFLITSAVFFIGLTAWKTPRRLD
- a CDS encoding endonuclease/exonuclease/phosphatase family protein, which gives rise to MDTVSQPSLGFSFTVLTINTHKGFSALNRRFILPELRDAVRSVSADIVCLQEVLGRHSTHPLQVEHWPDTPHYEFLAETMWNDYAYGRNAVYPEGEHGNAVLSHFPIFSYRNLDVSVSEKARRAILHCVLKVPNRDLHIHVVCVHMGLTASHRRQQLALLCDLLATLPTDAPLIVAGDFNDWQMKASTLLKRRAGLEEVFSRHFGKPPRTFPARFPLLRLDRIYVRNARTSVPKMLPSRPWSHLSDHAPLAVEIHL
- a CDS encoding ABC transporter ATP-binding protein, yielding MNTLELYGIGKSFNAVTVLDGINLQVAAGSRTAIVGPSGSGKTTLLRIIAGFEAPDKGTVRLQTRVVADANQWVPAHLRGIGFVPQDGALFPHFTVAQNIGFGLEGSKQDKQRRIDELMAMVSLDSRLAALWPHELSGGQQQRVALARALSQRPALMLLDEPFSALDTGLRAATRQAVSALLAEAGVASILVTHDQAEALSFADQVAVMRQGRLVQVGSPQSLYLRPADEGIAAFLGDTLVLPAQLNGGRAACVLGDVAVDDNQSAGGARIMLRPEQIQIRLAEPSGTPQAVVTAIEFAGFVSTLRLRMTNSQQEIELKSVSREEIVVGCGVHLAVAGRAHRLD
- a CDS encoding ABC transporter permease — protein: MLHRLWTLIRKELQSLLREPQTRAILVLPVLLQVLLFPFAATLDVTDATLAIYNEDNGPASVELTERFASASAFSRVIMLHSPQDIAPTIDNQRALLLARFPPDFSRQLAGGTPTRIQLLLDGRHSNSAQIAARYIQQIVQDYQQEQLNDPTLTHQSDLVIRHWYNPNLDYKWFVVPSLVALITTIGVLIVTALSVAREREQGTLEQLLVSPLSTGQIFIGKAVPALIVATVQASIVLAAGILAYRIPFSGSLLLFYLSMLVYGLSLVGFGLLISAFCATQQQAFIGVFVFVMPAILLSGYVSPVENMPLWLQQLTWVNPVRHFTDITKQIYLKNASLTVIWRGIWPLLAITATTGSTAYALFRRKIG